The Streptomyces sp. NBC_00078 sequence TCCTCGACGCCGACGAACGCGCCGAGACGCTCGCCGCCGGGGAGTCGCTGCTGCACGCCTACGGACTCAACGCCGAGTTCGTCCCGCCCGGGCTCGGCGGCCGTCTCGAACGGGCCGACCACCTCGCCGAGGTAATGCGTTCCCTCTATCGCCGCGACCCCGCGCTCGGCCTCGGATACGGCGCCAGCTCGCTCATCGCCGGCGTCACCGTGTGGACCGCCGGAGCCGGACCCCAGAAGGAGCACGCCGCCCGCCTGCTCCTCGAAGGGCACCGCATCGCCATCGCCTTCCACGAACTCGCCCACGGCAACGACATGGCCGGCACGGAGTTCGAAGCGACTGCCACACCGGACGGGTTGCGCCTGAGCGGCCGCAAGGAGGTCGTCACCAACATCGCCCGCGCCGAAGCCATGGTCGTCCTCGCCCGCACCGATGCCCGCCCCGGCCCGCGCAGCCACTCCCTGGTCCTCGTCGACCGTGCGAGCGCCGACCCCGCGCGCCTGACCGACCTGCCGCGTTTCGGCACCGTGGGCATGCGCGGTGTCCAGCTCGGCGGCCTGCGCTTCGACGACCTGCCCGTGCCCGCCTCCGCCGTCGTCGGCAGGGTCGGCTCCGGCCTGGAGACCGCCCTGAAGGCACTCCAGATCACCCGCACGGTCCTGCCCGCGATGGCCACCGGCATCCTCGACACCGGACTGCGCATCGCCGTGGACCACCTGATGCGGCGCCGGCTCTACGGCAACGCCGCCACGGCCCTCCCACACGTCCGCTCGGTGCTGACCGGAGTCTTCGCCGACCTGCTGCGTGCCGAGGTGCTCGGCGCGGTCGGTGCCCGTGCGCTGCATGAGGTGCCCGGCGCGGCGAGCGTGTACGCCTCCGCGGTCAAGTTCGAGGTGTCCCGGCTGCTGCTGGACGCCATGGACCGGCTAGCGGAACTCCTCGGCGCCCACTTCTACCTGCGCGAGGGACCGACCGCTCTGTTCCAGAAGCTGCTGCGCGACCTCGCACCCGTCGGCTTCGGGCACATCGCGCGCGCCGCCTGCCAGATGAGCCTGCTGCCGCAGCTGCCGTCGCTCGCCCGCCGCACCTGGGACCGGCCCGGCGCGGAGGCCCCCGCCGGCCTGTACGCCCTCGCGGAGCCACTGCCACCCCTGCCGTACCAGCGGCTGGCCCTGCACGCCGCGGGCCGCGACCCGATCGCCGGTTCCCTGCCCACCCTGCTCGACGCGGACTGGGCGCCCGAGCACGCGGACCTGCGGGCCGCCATCGCCGCCGACGTTGCCGAACTGGCCGGACTTGCGGGCGTGTGCGGCCGGTTGTCGCCTGTGGAGCTCGGCGTCGACGCCCGCCCCGAGCACTACGACCTCGTCACCCGGTACGTACGCCTGCTCTCGCGCGGCGTCTGCGCCCAGGTCTGGCGGCATGCCGAGCCCGACAGCTTCCTGGCCGACCCGGCCTGGCTGCGCGCGGCCCTGCACCGCTGCGCCCCCGGTCCGCACCGGCCCGGCCCGCTGCCCGCACGGGTCGAGGACACCCTCCTCAGCGAACTCCTGGACCGGCGGGACGCCGGCCGTTCCTTCGGCCTGACCGGAAGACCCCTCGCCGTCTGAGATCCGCCTGCCACCGCAGTGCCGTGTGCCCTCCGGTGCCCGCTCGCCCCACCGGGCGCGCGGTACCCGCCCGCCCCGGCCTCCGCTTCTTCCTCCGCTCAAGAAAGTGAACCCCCATCATGACCGCTGGCAACCGAGACGTGCACACCTGGCTGACCGAGCGCGTGGCGACCTACCTGCGTCGTTCACCGGAGGACATCGACACGTCCGTGCCACTGGCCGACTACGGTCTGGACTCCCTGACGGCGCTGGCCATCACCGCCGACATCGAGGACGAGTTCGACGTGACCGTGGATGACGCCCTGACCTGGGACCACCCGACGGTGGACGCGCTGGGCGAGGCCCTGGCCGAACTGGTCGGCGGGCAGCTCGCGGCAGCGGACACGAGCGAGAAGCAGGCCTGACGATGAACACTGCGCTCCCTCTCACGGCGGCCCAGCAAGGGGTGTGGGTAGCCCAGCGCCTCGCCCCCGACAGCCCCGTGTACACCTGCGGCATCTACTACGACGTCCCCGGTCCCGTGGACCGCGCCCTGCTCACCCGCGCGGTCGAGCGGGCCGTGGCCGAGACCGAGGCGGTGAGGGTCCGCTTCCACGCGGACGGAGAAACGGACGGAGAAACGGACGCCGAAACGGTCCGGCAGACCGTCGACCCGTCCATCACCGGGGAGTTGGAATACCTCGACCTGAGCGGCGAGGTCGATCCGGCCGCGGCTGCCCGCGCCTGGATCGACGGCGAGCAGGCCCGCCCCGTCCCGGTGACCGGCGACCGGCTCTTCCGGCACACCCTGCTGCGCCTCGGGCCCGACCGCCACTGGTTCCACTTCCGCTACCACCACATTCTCCTCGACGGCTACGGGCAGGTCCTGCACTGCCGCCGCGTGCTGGAGCTCTACACGGCCCTCGCCGCGGGCGAGGAGCCGCCCACGAGCGGCTTCGGCAACTTGAGCGAGGTCCTGGCCGAGGAGAACGCCTACCTCGGCTCCGCCCGCCACGAGCGCGACGGCGCCTACTGGCAGCGGGAGTTCGCCGACCTGCCGGACTCCACCGAGCTGGGCTCGGGAGCCACTGGACTCGCGCCCAGCCTGCCCGGCGCCCGTCTGCGGCTGCCCGAGGAGACCGCCCTGCGCGTGCGCGGGCTCACCGGGTCCCGCTGGTCCCTCCCGGTGATCGCCGCCATGGCCGCCCACACCCACCGCGTCACCGGCGCCCACGACGTCCTCGTCCGCGTGTTCATGGCCGCCCGGCTCAGCCCGCAGGCCCTGGCGACACCCGCGATGCTCGTCAACGACGTCCCGCTGCGCATCCCGGTCGACGGTGCGACGACCTTCACCGAACTGCTCGACCGGGTCGCCGCCCGTCTGACCGAGGCGACCCGGCACCAGCGCTACCCGCACGACGAACTCCGCCGCGACCTCTCCGCCACGGCTCACCCGGGCAGCCTGAGCGGCCCGTCCGTGAACGTCCTCTCCTTCGCCGCCGCCCGCCTGCCCTTCGGGCCCGTCCGGGCCGAGGCGCACCAGCTGGCCTCCGGCCCGGTCCGCGACCTCGCCCTGCACGCGTACGGCGACCCCGAGGCCGGCGACGGCATCGAACTCACCGTCAACGCCCACCGTGGCCGCTTCACTCCCGACACGGCCGCCGCCCACCGCGACCGCTACGCCCGCCTCCTCACCACCGCCACCGAGCACCCCGAGCTGCCCATCGGCGCCCTCGACCTGCTCGACGAGACGGAACGGGAGCGTTTCCGCACCCTCAACGGCACCGGGCGTACGGCTGACGCCCGCTCGCTGGTAGAGCTGTTCGAGGCGCAGGACCCGACCGCCGAGGCCGTCGTCTTCGAGGGCGAGCGGCTGACGTACGGAGAACTCGGCTCCCGCGTGAACCGTCTCGCGCACGCCCTGCGCGGGCGGGGCGTGGGTCCCGAGTCGCGGGTTGCGGTGAAGCTGCCCCGTTCGCTCGATCTGATCGTCGCGCTGTGGGCGGTGCTGAAGACCGGCGCCGCGTACGTGCCCGTGGACACCGGCTACCCGGCCGACCGCATCGCGTTCGTCCTCGCCGACTCCCGTACGTCGTTCGTGATCGACGAGGAGAACGTACTCACCCTCGGCGAGGGCGAGCCCGAGACCCACCCCGGCGTCGCCCCGCGGGGGGACCACGCCGCGTACGTCATCCACACCTCCGGTACCACGGGTCGCCCCAAGGGCACCGTCGTCACCCACGCCGGCATCTCCAACATGCTCGCGTGGATGCAGGAGGAGTACCGGCTCACCCCGGCGGACCGGGTCGTACACAAGACGCCGGTCGGGTTCGACGTGTCGGTGTGGGAGGTGTTCTGGACCCTCACCCGGGGCGCGACCCTCGTCGTCGCCCGCCCCGACGGTCACCGCGACCCGGCCTACCTGGCCCGCCTGGTCCGCGACGAGCGGGTCACGGTCATCCACTTCGTCCCGGCGATGCTCGGCCCGTTCCTCGACGAGTACGTTCCCGTCCACTCCCTCCGCATGGTCAGCTGCGGCGGCGAAGCCCTGCCCGCCGGGCTCGCCGAGCGCTTCCACCGCGAGTGCGGCGCCCAGCTCCACAACTCCTACGGCCCCACCGAGTTCTCGGTCACCGCGACCTCCCACGCCTGTTCCCCCGGCGAGCCCGTCACGATCGGCACACCCACCCGCAACTCCCGTGCCTACGTGCTGGACCCGGCCCTGCAACCGGTGCCGGACGGCGTCACCGGCGAGTTGTATCTCGCGGGCGTCCAGCTCGCCCGCGGCTACTTCGACCGGCCCGGCCCGACGGCCGAGCGGTTCGTGGCCGACCCCCACGGCCCGGCCGGCACCCGCATGTACCGCACCGGCGACCTGGTGCGCCCACGGGCCGAGGGAGACCTGGAGTTCGTCGGACGCGCCGACGACCAGATCAAGATCAACGGCCAGCGGGTCGAGCCCGCCGAGGTGGAGGCCGCCCTGGCCTCGGTGCCCGGCGTCGAACAGGCCGTGGTCCTCGTCCACGACTCCGCAGCGGGGGCCCGGCAGCTCGTCGGCTATGTGACGGGCACCCCGCAGACCGACCCCCGGGCCCACTCGGCGACCCTGCTCCCCGCCCACATGGTGCCCGTCAGTGTGCACGTCCTGCCGTCGATCCCGGTCACCGCCAACGGCAAGGTCGACCGCCGGGCCCTGCCGGCCCCGGTTCTGCCGGTCAGCGGACGCGCACCCGGCACCACCGCCGAGCACACCCTGCGCGGCCTCGCCGCCGACCTGCTGGGCCACCCCGGCCTGGGCGTGGACGACGACCTGTTCGTTCGCGGGGCGGACAGCATCCACGCCATCCAGCTCGTCAGCCGTGCCCGACGCCAGGGCCTGCACCTCACCCCCCAGGACGTCTTCGACCACCCGACCGTCGCCCGCCTCGCCACCGTGGCGAGGACGGCACCGGCGGACGCGCCCGTCGCGGACGACCCGGTCGGCGAGCTCCCCGAGACACCGATGGCCCGGCGCCTGGCCGCGCGGGGCGGCCCCACCGCCGGTTTCGCCCAGTCCGTCCTCCTCACCGCCGAGCCCGGACTGTCGTACGACCGCCTGGGCGCGGCCCTGCAACTCGTCCTCGACCGGCACGACGCCCTGCGCATGCGAGGCCGGCACATTCGCCCGGTGGGTGCCCTACGGGCCGAGGACTGCCTGACCCGTGCGCAGGACGAGGACGTGGCCGCGCACAAGGAGGCCGCCCGCCGCGCCCTGTCACCCGACGACGGTGTGATGGTCCGGGCCGTGTGGTTCGAGTCCGGCCGGCTGCTCCTCGTCCTCCACCACTTGGTCGTCGACGGGGTGTCCTGGCGCATCCTGCTGACCGACCTCGCCGGGGCCCTCGCAGGCGCCGGCCTGTCCCCGGCCGGGACCTCGGTGCGCCGCTGGGCCGCCCACCTCCAGCCGCCCGCCGACGAACTCCCGCTGTGGACCGACCTGTTGTCCACCCCGGAACCCGTCCTCGGCACCCGTCCCCTCGACTCCGCCCAGGACGTCCACGGCACGGCCCGCTCGATCACCGTCACCGTCCCCGGGGACCTCACCGGCACCCTGCTGACCACACTGCCGGCCGCCTACCGGGCGAGCCCGGACGACATCCTCCTCGCCGCGCTCTCCACGGCCGTGCAACGCCACCGGGGCGAGGGGCCGGTCCTGGTCGACCTTGAGGGCCACGGCCGCGACCACCTCCCCGACGGCATGGACCTGTCCACCACCGTCGGCTGGTTCACCCGCATCCACCCGGTCCGCCTGGGCCCCGGCACCGAGACCGGCCCCGCCCTGATCAAGCGCGTCAAGGAGGAGCTCCGCTCCATCCCGCACGGCGGCCGGGGCCATGACCTGCTCCGCGACCGCCTCACCGGTCTGCCCGCACCCCAGATCTGTTTCAACTACCTCGGCCGCCTGGACGCGCAGGACCTGGGCGGCTGGCGCCTCGCCGACGACACGACGGCCGTGGAACTGCTCGCCGACGACGGCCTCGCGCTCACCCACGCCCTGCAGATCGACGCCTACGTCCGTGACGGCGAACTCACCGCGGAGTGGACCTACCCCCCGGGCGTCCTCACGGAGGAAAACGTACGCGCCATCGCCGAGGCATGGACCGCAGCCCTCGCCGAACTCGCCCCGCACACGCGAGGCGGGCTCACCGTCTCCGACGTGCCCCTCGTGCGGATCACCCAGGAGGAACTGGACCGGTTCCGCGGCGCCACCGACGTCCTTCCGCTCTCCCCGCTCCAGGAGGGCCTGCTCTTCCTCGCGCTGTACGAGCCCGACGACCCCTACGTGGGCCAGCTCGTCCTGGAGATCGACGGCGGCTTCGACGCCGAGCGGATGAGGGCCGCCGCCACCGCCCTGCTGCAGCGCCACCCCAACCTGCGCGCGGCTTTCCGCAGCCGCTCGGCGGACGCCCCCGTCCAGGTCGTCCCGGCCGAGGTCAAGGTTCCCTGGGAGGACCCTGACGAGGACGACCTGGAGGCGTTCCTCGCCCGTGACCGCGCTCGCGGCTTCAGCGTCGTCCGGCCGCCGCTGCTGCGCTTCACCGCGCTCGGCGACCGCCTGGTGCTGACCCACCATCACCTGCTGCTGGACGGCTGGTCGCTGCCGCTGCTGGTGCGTGAGCTGTTCAGCCTGTACGGCGGCGCCGGCCTCCCGCCGGCCGCACCGTACCGCGACTACCTGGCCTGGCAGGGCGGACAGGACCACGAGGCCTGCGCCGAGGCGTGGCGCCGGCACCTCACCGGCCTGGCCGCGCCCACCCTGCTCGCTCCCGCCGACCGCACCTCCGACGGGCACGACGTCCACGAGGTGGTCCTGTCCGAGGCGCTGACCGACGCCCTGTCTGCGACGGCCCGTGCGCACCGGCTCACCCTCAACACCGTCGTACAGGGGCTGTGGGCGCTGTTGCTGAGCGGCTTCACCGACCGCGACGACGTCGTGTTCGGCGCCACCGTCTCCGGGCGCCCGCCCGAGCTGCCCGGCGCGGAGTCGATGGTCGGGCTGTTCGTCAACACCCTGCCCGTCCGTGTGCGGATCGACCCGGACGAGCCACTGGCCGCCCTGCTGGCCCGGATCCAGCACGAGCAGCGTTCGCTCGACGCCCACCAGTACGCCTCCCTGGCGGAGCTGACGCGCGCGTCCGGCTTCGACGCGCTGTTCGACACCATCGTCGCCTTCGAGAACTACCCGATGGACGACGGCGTCGAGGCGGGCGGACTGCGCCTCGCCCACGCCGAACTCGTCGAGCGCACCCACTACCCGGTCAGTCTGTCCGTGTTCCCCGGGGAGCGGCTGCGGCTGAGGTTCTCGTACCTGGCCGGTGTCTTCGAGGCGACGGCCGTCGCACGCCTCGCCGGCGTCCTGGCGGACCTGATGGCCGGCGCGGCGGCCGGACTCGACGTGCGAGCCGGTGAGTTGACCGCGGTGGGCGAAGAGGACCGGTTGCTGGTCACCGGCGTCCGTGCGGCCGGTGCTCCCGCGAAGAGCGCTCCCACCGCCGGGGGCGGCGAGCCCCGCTCGCCCGAGGAGCGCACGCTGTGCGCCATCGTCGCCGACGTCCTCGGCGTCGAACGGGTCGGCAGGGACGACGAGTTCTTCGCGCTGGGCGGCACCTCCATCCTGATGATCCGCCTCGTCCACCGGGTACGCGACGAGTTCGGCGTCGACCTGTCCCTACGGGACGTCTTCGCCGGCCCGACGGTCGCCGGTGTCGCCGAACGGCTGACCCACCTCGCCCCGCAGGCCAAGCGCGTCACGGCGGAGGAGCGGCCCGCACGGGTCCCGTTGTCGTTCGCCCAGGAGCGCATGTGGTTCCTGCAGCGGCTCCAGGGGACCTCCGGCACGTACAACATCCCGCTCGCCATCCGGCTGACCGGCAGCCTCGACGTGGACGCCCTGGGCGGCGCGCTGGCCGACCTCGTCGCCCGCCACGAGGCGCTGCGCACGGTCTACCCGGAGGACGCCGAGGGCCCCCACCAGGTCGTCCTGCCGCCCGAGACGCCCTACCGCACGGAGTTCGTACGGGACGCGGCTCCCGACCTCGCCGCCGACGCGGGCCGCCCCTTCGACCTGACGTGCGACGTTCCCCTGCGGACAACGCTCTACGAGACCGGGCCCGACACCCACGTCCTGCTGCTGGTCGTGCATCACATCGCCGCGGACGGCGCCTCCCTGCGCCCGATGGCGGAGGACATCACCGCCGCTTACCGCGCCCGGACGCTCGGCGACGCGCCCGGCTTCCCCGAACTGACCGTCCAGTACCCGGACTTCGCGATCTGGCAGCGGAAGACGCTCGCCGCGGACCTGCCTCGCCAGATCGGCTACTGGAAGGAGCGCCTCGACGGCCTCCCGCCCGAGGTCACCTTCCCCGGCGACCGGCCGCGCCCGGCGGTGGCCACACACCGCGGCGACCACGTGGAGTTCAGCGTGGACCCGGAGCTGTACCAGCGAATGCTGGACCTGGCCGGCCGTACCCGTACGACCCCGTTCATGATCCTCCAGGCCGCGGTGTCGCTGCTGCTGACCCGGCTCGGCGCGGGGGAGGACATCCCGCTCGGCGGTGTGATCGCCGACCGGCCCGACTCGGTGCTCGACGACGTGGTCGGCGTGTTCATCAACACCCTCGTCTACCGCATGGACACCTCCGGCGACCCGAGCTTCGAGGAACTGCTGGGCCGGGTCCGTGAGACGGGCCTGGCCGCCTACGCGCACCAGGGTGTCCCCTTCGAACGCCTGGTGGAGGAGCTGAACCCCGAGCGCTCCCGCTCCCGGCACGCCTTCTTCCAGGTCATGCTGGCGTGGCTGGACCTCACCGAGGCCCGCTTCGACCTGCCCGGCGTCACGGCCGACCCCGGCCCGGTGACCAGCGGCACCGCCAAGTTCGACGTGCACTTCGACTGCCACGTCCACGAGGGCGGAGGCCTGCTGTGTCGCCTGGAGTACGCCACCGACCTGTACGACCGGCGGACGGCGCAGAGCTTCGCGTCCAGGTTCGTGCGCGTACTGGAGTGTGTCACCGCCGACCCCGGGCAGCGGCTGTCCGACGTGGACGTGCTCGGCGCCGGGGACCGCGCCCTGGTGCTGCACGGCTGGAACGACACCGCCGTGGCCCTTGACGACGGGCGGTCACTCGCAGAGCTGCTCGAAGCGCAGGATCCGGACGCCGAAGCCGTCTTCTTCGAGGGTGAGAGCGTCACCTACGGCGAGTTGAACACCCGGGTGAACCGGCTCGCGCACGCACTGCGCGGGCGGGGTGTGGGTCCCGAGTCGCGGGTCGCGGTGATGCTGCCGCGCTCGGTGGACCTGATCGTCGCGCTGTGGGCGGTGGTCAAGGCGGGCGCCGCTTACGTGCCGATCGACACCGGCTACCCGGACGACCGGATCGCGTACATCCTGGCTGACTCGGGCTCCCGGCTGCTGATCTGCGACCGGGACGTGGAGGGATTCGAGCGGATCGCACCCGATGCCGGGGGGCCAGGGCACAACCCGGGGGTGACGGCCCACGGCGGCAACGCCGCCTACGTCATCTACACCTCCGGCTCCACCGGCCGTCCCAAGGGCACGGTCAACACGTACGCGGGCATGGCGAACCGGCTGTGGTGGATGCAGCGCGACCACCGGCTCGGCGCCGGGGAGAAGGTGCTGCAGTCCACTCCGGTCAGCTTCGACGTGTCGGTGTGGGAGGTCTTCTGGACGCTGATGTACGGCGGCACCCTCGTCGTCGCCCGGCCCGACGGCCACCGCGACCCGCGGTACCTGGAGCGGCTGATGCGCGAGGAGTCCGTCGCGGTCGTGCACCTCAGCGCGTCCATGCTCGGCGCCTACCTGGCCGAGAGCCGGCTGCCGGACTGCGTTCGCCTGGTCGTCTCCGGTGACGAGGCGCTGCCGGCCGAACTGGTCCGCCGTTTCCACGACGGCTCCAGCGCCGTGCTCCTCAACGCCTACGGGCCCACCGAGGCCGCCGTCGACGTCACCGCGTGGGCCGCGCCGCCGGACACCGAGACCGTGCTGATCGGTGGCCCGGTCGCCAACACCCGCGCCTACGTGCTCGATACGGCGCTGGCCCCGGTCGCCCCCGGGGTGCCCGGGGAGCTGTACGTCGAG is a genomic window containing:
- a CDS encoding acyl-CoA dehydrogenase, translating into MSTAPGLAPQRADELERLLGSLSDPANPTGAAAVLDADERAETLAAGESLLHAYGLNAEFVPPGLGGRLERADHLAEVMRSLYRRDPALGLGYGASSLIAGVTVWTAGAGPQKEHAARLLLEGHRIAIAFHELAHGNDMAGTEFEATATPDGLRLSGRKEVVTNIARAEAMVVLARTDARPGPRSHSLVLVDRASADPARLTDLPRFGTVGMRGVQLGGLRFDDLPVPASAVVGRVGSGLETALKALQITRTVLPAMATGILDTGLRIAVDHLMRRRLYGNAATALPHVRSVLTGVFADLLRAEVLGAVGARALHEVPGAASVYASAVKFEVSRLLLDAMDRLAELLGAHFYLREGPTALFQKLLRDLAPVGFGHIARAACQMSLLPQLPSLARRTWDRPGAEAPAGLYALAEPLPPLPYQRLALHAAGRDPIAGSLPTLLDADWAPEHADLRAAIAADVAELAGLAGVCGRLSPVELGVDARPEHYDLVTRYVRLLSRGVCAQVWRHAEPDSFLADPAWLRAALHRCAPGPHRPGPLPARVEDTLLSELLDRRDAGRSFGLTGRPLAV
- a CDS encoding acyl carrier protein — encoded protein: MTAGNRDVHTWLTERVATYLRRSPEDIDTSVPLADYGLDSLTALAITADIEDEFDVTVDDALTWDHPTVDALGEALAELVGGQLAAADTSEKQA